In Dehalogenimonas etheniformans, one genomic interval encodes:
- a CDS encoding VOC family protein — protein sequence MAILNAYLHFAGDCKQGMEFYQKIFGGELKIMTVGQSPMAVQRPEVKDKILHSILRADGVVIMASDWLTPEQRIPGNTVALTLVCQSKEEIDGFYAKLKEGGQIQQPLKEEFFGTYAQLIDKFGFNWMLQFGQSDM from the coding sequence GTGGCCATTCTAAATGCGTACCTTCATTTCGCCGGTGACTGCAAGCAGGGAATGGAGTTTTACCAAAAGATCTTTGGCGGCGAACTGAAGATCATGACCGTAGGGCAATCGCCTATGGCCGTTCAGCGCCCAGAGGTCAAGGACAAGATTCTTCATTCCATCCTGCGCGCAGATGGAGTGGTTATTATGGCTTCCGATTGGCTGACTCCGGAACAGCGCATTCCCGGCAACACGGTGGCTTTGACTCTGGTATGCCAGAGCAAGGAGGAGATCGACGGCTTCTACGCCAAATTGAAGGAGGGTGGCCAGATTCAACAACCCTTGAAGGAAGAATTTTTTGGCACCTATGCCCAGTTGATCGATAAGTTTGGTTTCAACTGGATGCTCCAGTTTGGCCAAAGCGACATGTAA
- a CDS encoding DUF1428 domain-containing protein: MRYVDGFVIVVPKGNLEAYRKLAEESGQIWKKYGALEYVECIGDDLNPETPGEMKGLTFPEIAGAKTGETVAFSFIVYKSREHRDEVNAKVMADPFMNTQPNQPMPFDVKRTAFGGFKAIVDL; the protein is encoded by the coding sequence ATGAGGTACGTTGACGGATTTGTTATCGTTGTACCCAAAGGAAATCTTGAAGCCTATCGCAAACTTGCAGAGGAATCCGGCCAGATCTGGAAAAAATATGGGGCGCTTGAGTATGTCGAATGCATAGGCGATGATCTGAACCCTGAGACGCCTGGAGAAATGAAAGGGCTTACATTCCCTGAGATTGCCGGCGCCAAAACCGGCGAGACTGTCGCCTTTTCGTTCATCGTCTATAAATCGCGGGAGCATCGTGACGAAGTGAACGCCAAAGTGATGGCGGATCCGTTTATGAATACCCAGCCAAATCAGCCGATGCCTTTCGATGTCAAGCGGACGGCTTTTGGCGGTTTCAAGGCTATCGTAGATTTATAA
- a CDS encoding DUF488 domain-containing protein → MQIKRAYQAAEKSDGYRILVDRLWPRGISKEKAGIDLWLKEVAPSTELRKWFGHDPERWLEFKSKYRTELKDHTDLVDQLKQAEADHKTITLVYAAKDESHNEAAVLKQALEATR, encoded by the coding sequence ATACAGATCAAGCGGGCTTACCAAGCAGCCGAAAAATCAGACGGCTACCGCATTCTGGTCGACAGGCTCTGGCCGCGTGGCATCTCTAAAGAAAAGGCTGGAATCGACCTCTGGCTCAAAGAAGTGGCGCCGAGCACTGAACTTAGGAAATGGTTCGGGCACGATCCTGAGCGCTGGCTGGAGTTCAAGTCCAAATACCGGACTGAACTCAAGGATCACACGGACCTAGTGGACCAGTTGAAGCAGGCTGAAGCTGACCACAAAACGATTACACTGGTTTATGCAGCCAAAGATGAGAGCCACAACGAAGCCGCTGTTTTGAAACAGGCGCTCGAAGCTACCAGATGA
- a CDS encoding NADH-quinone oxidoreductase subunit B family protein, protein MSTKSLINNILSPKRAGAVAFRDEEFETVGIVLKSEIDRVFGRSLAIREVDSGSDNSAEIELNNLGTPHYDVERFGVSFVASPRHADVIVITGPVTLAIAEAARKTFEAMPRPGWVVAVGDDACGIGLVKDSYAVLGAADKILPVDFKIPGNPPSPLEIMRGLLTFMRAIQQKG, encoded by the coding sequence ATGAGCACAAAAAGTCTGATAAACAATATTCTCTCGCCCAAGCGCGCTGGCGCGGTCGCCTTCCGGGACGAGGAATTCGAAACTGTCGGGATTGTGCTTAAATCAGAAATCGACCGTGTGTTTGGACGAAGCTTGGCTATCCGTGAGGTGGATTCGGGTTCCGATAACTCGGCGGAGATCGAGCTCAATAACCTCGGCACACCCCATTATGACGTCGAGCGCTTCGGGGTCAGTTTTGTCGCCTCTCCCCGGCATGCCGATGTCATCGTCATAACCGGGCCGGTGACGCTGGCCATAGCCGAAGCCGCCAGGAAGACCTTCGAAGCCATGCCTCGACCGGGTTGGGTAGTGGCGGTGGGTGACGATGCTTGCGGCATCGGTTTGGTCAAAGACAGCTATGCGGTTCTCGGCGCCGCCGACAAAATCCTTCCCGTCGACTTCAAGATCCCCGGCAATCCGCCTTCTCCGCTCGAAATAATGCGCGGGCTCCTGACATTTATGCGGGCGATTCAGCAGAAGGGCTGA